In Lepidochelys kempii isolate rLepKem1 chromosome 8, rLepKem1.hap2, whole genome shotgun sequence, a single genomic region encodes these proteins:
- the LOC140916526 gene encoding protocadherin alpha-8-like produces MPLLRRDSLGTGQLLRLVLLHTAWEVGSGQVRYSLPEESKHGTFVGRLAQDLGLEVSQLVPRMFRMISKGRGDYFEVNLQSGVLFVNSPVDREEVCGQGPLCAIDLEVIVDKPLRIFHVEVEIQDINDNAPVFPVTELNLFISESTLLGSRFPLEGAFDTDIGTNSLLIYKLSSNEYFTLDVQVRNDHNNLAELVLKKALDREETPEHRLLFTATDRGKPELTGTVQLVITVLDANDNAPVFNQSVYEVTVLENTANGTLVIKLNATDLDEGTNKNISYAFGNFVPPIVRAAFNLNSDTGEIRVKGDLDYDHVQLYEIRVEAQDKGHQPMTGQCSVLLHVLDVNDNAPELAVTSLFLPVPEDAPPGTVVALITVSDRDSGDNGKVTCSIPPDLPFQLVSTFKNYHSLVLAEAVDRERVSEYKILVTARDEGAPSLSASSSILVPIADVNDNAPAFPQPVYTVFVKENNRPGAHLLSVSASDPDVRENAFVSYSVVERSVGEQQPVSSYISVHSESGHIYGLQPFDYEELQALQFQVSARDAGFPSLCGNVTVQLFVLDENDNAPAVSPPGSGRGSPGPELVPLSAGAGHVVGKVRAVDADSGYNAWLRYEVQEAGTAGPFRVGVYSGEISTTRALEEADGPSQRLVILVKDHGEPALSATATVSLSLVESPQAVKWDSRQRVGSERPLVDMNVSLTIAICSLSGLFVLVIVVYVGLSCHPGPEVMCGPGKATVVCSSEVGSWSYSQRQSRNLCVWEGTAKNDLMVFSPNFPQSSENGEAGKGQILTPNVSGQKED; encoded by the exons ATGCCTCTTCTCCGGCGAGACTCCCTGGGAACTGGGCAGCTGCTGCGGCTGGTTCTGCTACACAcggcctgggaggtgggcagcggCCAGGTCCGTTATTCCCTGCCGGAGGAATCCAAACACGGCACCTTTGTGGGCCGCCTGGCCCAggacctggggctggaggtgtcgCAGCTGGTGCCTCGGATGTTCCGGATGATCTCCAAAGGCAGGGGAGACTATTTTGAGGTAAATTTGCAGAGCGGCGTTTTGTTTGTTAATTCGCCAGTAGACAGGGAAGAGGTGTGCGGCCAAGGCCCCCTGTGCGCCATTGACCTGGAGGTGATAGTGGACAAACCCCTGAGGATATTTCACGTGGAAGTGGAGATACAGGATATAAATGACAATGCTCCTGTGTTCCCCGTAACTGAATTAAATCTCTTTATATCAGAATCAACACTGTTGGGCTCGCGTTTCCCACTAGAGGGCGCGTTTGACACAGATATTGGTACAAACTCTCTGCTAATCTATAAACTGAGCTCTAATGAATATTTTACTTTAGATGTACAAGTGAGAAATGACCATAATAACTTAGCAGAGCTTGTGTTAAAGAAAGCTCTGGACAGAGAGGAAACCCCTGAGCATCGTTTATTGTTCACCGCCACTGACAGGGGCAAACCGGAGCTGACGGGCACGGTTCAGCTGGTGATCACTGTGCTGGATGCCAATGATAACGCGCCTGTATTTAATCAGTCTGTTTATGAGGTAACTGTGTTGGAAAATACAGCTAATGGGACATTAGTAATCAAACTTAACGCCACCGATTTGGATGAAGGAACTAACAAGAACATTTCATATGCGTTTGGTAATTTTGTGCCTCCCATTGTAAGAGCGGCGTTTAACCTAAATTCCGATACCGGTGAAATCAGGGTGAAAGGAGACCTCGATTACGATCACGTTCAGTTATATGAAATTCGAGTTGAAGCTCAAGATAAAGGTCACCAGCCAATGACGGGACAGTGCAGTGTTTTACTTCATGTTTTAGACGTGAACGATAACGCCCCTGAGCTGGCCGTGACTTCCCTTTTCCTGCCGGTGCCGGAGGACGCTCCCCCGGGGACAGTGGTGGCTCTTATTACCGTCTCCGACCGGGACTCGGGAGACAACGGCAAAGTCACCTGCTCCATCCCCCCGGACCTGCCCTTTCAGCTCGTCTCCACCTTTAAGAATTATCACTCGCTGGTGCTGGCGGAGGCCGTGGATCGGGAGCGAGTGTCTGAATATAAGATCCTGGTGACAGCCAGAGACGAAGGGGCCCCGTCTCTCTcggccagcagcagcattttggtgCCGATCGCGGATGTGAACGATAACGCCCCTGCTTTCCCTCAGCCCGTGTACACGGTGTTTGTGAAGGAAAACAACCGTCCCGGGGCCCATCTCTTGAGCGTGTCGGCGTCGGACCCGGACGTGCGGGAAAACGCCTTTGTGAGCTACTCGGTGGTGGAGCGCAGTGTGGGAGAGCAGCAGCCCGTGTCCAGCTACATCTCGGTGCACTCGGAGAGCGGGCACATCTATGGGCTGCAGCCCTTTGACTACGAGGAGCTGCAAGCGCTGCAGTTCCAGGTGAGCGCGAGGGACGCCGGGTTCCCCTCCTTGTGCGGGAACGTGACTGTGCAGCTCTTCGTCCTGGATGAAAATGACAACGCGCCGGCAGTGTCCCCGCCTGGCTCCGGCCGCGGGTCGCCAGGGCCCGAGCTGGTTCCGCTGTCGGCCGGCGCAGGGCACGTGGTGGGCAAGGTCCGAGCGGTGGATGCGGATTCCGGCTACAACGCGTGGCTTCGCTACGAAGTGCAGGAGGCCGGGACTGCGGGGCCTTTCCGGGTGGGTGTGTACAGCGGGGAGATCAGCACCACGCGGGCCTTGGAGGAGGCGGACGGCCCCAGCCAGAGACTCGTGATCCTGGTGAAGGACCATGGGGAGCCGGCGCTGTCAGCGACAGCCACGGTCAGCTTGTCCCTGGTGGAGAGTCCGCAGGCTGTGAAATGGGACTCGAGGCAAAGGGTCGGGAGCGAAAGGCCCTTGGTTGACATGAACGTGTCTTTAACGATCGCCATTTGCTCGTTGTCCGGGCTGTTTGTGTTGGTGATTGTCGTGTACGTTGGCCTTAGTTGCCATCCGGGTCCGGAAGTGATGTGCGGTCCTGGGAAAGCCACCGTGGTGTGCTCGAGCGAGGTGGGGAGTTGGTCCTATTCGCAGCGCCAGAGCCGGAACCTGTGTGTCTGGGAAGGCACCGCCAAGAATGACTTGATGGTTTTCAGCCCCAACTTTCCTCAGTCCTCGGAAAAtggagaggcagggaaggggcagattcTCACACCAAATGTGTCTGGCCAG AAAGAAGATTAA